Part of the Neorhodopirellula lusitana genome is shown below.
CGAGCTCGACGCACGAGTCGACCAGTTCGCGCAGTTGAACTTGCAGCTTTATGAGGCGAACCGTTTGAAGACGGACTTTTTGGCAAATATGTCACATGAGTTGCGAACTCCGTTGAACAGTATCATCGGGTTCTCGGAAGTTTTAACGGGGATCGATTCGCTTAACGACAAGCAGCGCCGATACGCCAATAACATTCAAAAGAGCGGCCGGTTGTTGTTGGAAATGATCAACGACATTCTTGATCTTGCCAAAGTGGAAGCCGGTAAGATGGAGGTTCGCCGTAGCGATTTTAAACTTTCCCGGTTGATCAGTGCGCAATGCGATATGATTCAGTCACTGTCCGAGGACAAGAATATCTCGCTGTCCGTTGAGGTATCCGAAGAGCTACCGGACGCTTATCAAGATCCCAATAAGCTTGGCCAAATTATCAATAACCTGCTTAGCAATGCGATCAAGTTCACACCCGAAGGCGGGATGATCACGGTCAAAGTACGCGACATTCGCGAAACTCACTTTCGGCTTTCGGTGACCGATACCGGTGTCGGCATTGCAGACGAAGACCAGCCTATTATTTTCCAGAAGTTTCGACAGAGTAAGAAGGTGCTCGATGGCGACGGACTGACCCGCGAATTTGCTGGTACTGGACTGGGGCTATCGATCGTGAAAGAACTCGCCATTTTACTGGGGGGCGAAGTGGACTTTGAAAGTGAACTTGGTCGCGGCAGCACCTTTTGGGTGACTCTTCCGTATCGCTTAACGGACATGGCTATTGAAGATTCTCCCTCCACGTTGTCTCATCCCTCTGTTGATTTTTCCGACCAAAATTCGCCCGCGATGTCGTAGGGAAGTGAAGTTTCTAGTGACACCCTTGAAAGGCATAACCTCATGAGCGATTACGGTGTTTTCGGTGACGAGTACTATGTGAACATGAACTTGTCCACGGAAATGGAGTTGCCCCAAAGCCGAGAATCGGTGCTGCACTATTTCGAACAGGTTCGACGTCGCTACCCGACAATGTCCAATTTTTATTGTCGTGAAAAAGACGAGTTCGTTTTAGAAGAAGAGAAAGATGGCGGTTCGTATCGTTGGGTATCGACGGAGCCAAAACGATTGAATAGTGGTTTGGTGAATCCAGAAAGCTACCAAGATGCGTGCGATCAGCATCGTGCGATTCTGGAGTTGGTGCCTTACGAGTTGTCGATTAGTCCGCTGGATTGCGAGTCGTTGAGCGTGATGCTTGGTTTTGACTTTTCGTGCAAAGGCAATCACAACGAGATTCTGCATGAAGCGATTGGGGTAGCGCCTGGTCTCGAGAAATTCATGAATTTGCCCTATGGCAAGATGCTCTCCAACGAACCGGCTATTCAGTTTTCGATCGACGACGATTGTCGTACCCAGTGCCGGATCAGCTTTGAAACACGGACGACGGCGTTTCAGGTGCGGTCGGGCGAGTACACCGAAGAACCGCTGAGCGTGTACCTGATGGTTCGTCGTTACGACTCTTTGGGTGCCGATGAAGATTACGCTTCCGAGTTTGATCGCTTGGCGAAGTTGTGTAACGAGTTGGTGGATCAGTACTTGGTTGATTCGGTATTGCGTCCGCTGCAAACCGCGATTGCAATTCGTTAAAGAAAACAGCTTCACATCATGCCACTTTTGAGTTTGACGCCTTCGCTTCGTTCATTGGCTACGGCACTGGTTCGGGCGTTGGTTCCGGGACTGTGTCTGAGCCTCTTGTTATGTCTGGGCCTCCTGGGGACGACTGGGATGGCGGATGATCGAACACCCGCCTCGCTTGAGAACGGTCGTTTTGTTGTTGGTCCTGACTACGGGGTGGCTTCTGAGTTAACGGATTTGGGGAATCCGAAGGGTCGGCAGTTTGAGTTCGCGATGCCGCTTTCGGAAAGCAAGCTTTTTGACGGTCGGGATTCGACCTTGAACCCACGTAAACAGGTCCGCAAAGAACGAAAGATTGTGGTCTATGTTCCGGCGGCTTACCAAGACGGCACTGCGGCACCGTTCTTGGTGATGCATGATGGGCCGAATCGATTGAACCTGGTTTGCAACGCACTCGACAACATGACTCGTTCGCCGGATCCCGAGAGGCGTTTGCCCGCGTTTGTTGCGATCGCAGTCCAAAACGGTGGAGACGACAGCAAAGGTAGCCAGCGTGGTTTGGAGTACGACACGATGTCGGACCGATTGGCTCGCTTCATCCAGTTGGAGGTGTTGCCGGCCGTGGAAAACCATCCCGAGATATTGGCGGCTTACCCGAATTTCAAACTGACAGACGATCCGTGGGGACGCGGTGTGATGGGGTGCAGCAGTGGTGGTGCAGCAGCGCTCACCATGGGCTGGTTTCGGCCCGAGTGGTTCCGCCGGTTGATTACCTATTCAGGCACGTTTGTTGATCAGCAAGACGATGATGCTCCCGAAGAAGCGGACTTTCCGCTGGGTGCTTGGGAGTATCACTCCAGCATGAAGCTGATTGAAAACACACCGAAGAAACCGCTTCGCATCTTCACGCACGTCGCGGAAAACGACAATCGAGCTAACGACCCCGAGTCCACATATCACAACTGGGTGATGGCGAACGAGCGAACCGCGGATGCATTGGAAGCAAAAGGTTACGACTATCGGTACGTATTCTCGAAAGCGACACGGCATTGCGATCGCAAGGTCTTCGAATCGACGCTGGCGGATACGCTCGCGTGGATGTGGGACGGCTATGAAGCTGATCAGGACTCTGGTTCCAGCACACCGGATTGAGGTTTAGGAACTGAGACGCTTAGGCACTGAGGCTTAGGAATCCAGTAACACGGAATTCTGCCTATGGAATCCTGACCGCAGACTGGCGCACCGAATTTCCGTTTGAAGTGGAGATTTGGCCGAAAAGACCCGTTTGCGAGGCGTTTGTGAGGTTTCTGGCGGCAGAATATCGGTACGAACAAGCAGAGAGGGAATGCTTTCCGCGCGAACATAGGTAGGATATGAGGCCTTGATGTCTCGTTTCGAATGCAGAATCCCATGTCACGCTCCCGGCCTCGTCCTGTTTCACTTCTCTCGTATGTGTCGCTGTGTTGGCTGCTGACGCATCCTGCCTTGGCATACGCACAAACGCATGTTTTGCCGTATTCCCCGAACGCGTCTGGAGCTTACGGGACGCCGATGGTTGACGGCACTGCCGTGGTGTACGGGGCAACCGGTGTCTACGAAACGCCTGTCGTCTATGATGTGGTTCCTGATTCAGGAAACGTGGACGTCACGAATTGGTTAGTTGAACTGGATCGAATTGAGGAGCAGCTCGATGCGGATCAGTTGCCTGATCTTCCTAGTGCCGAACGATCTCTCAGCGACTCCATCGCGGCGACGGAAGCCTACTTTCAACGGTCATCAAACCCAGACAACTATGCCGCTTGGATGCGGTATCTTGACTTAGATCCGTTGAAGACGGCTATCGCTGACGAAGAATCCATCGCCACGCGTGGACGTGCAGCGGTAGCGCTGCGATCCCAGATGCGAGGTGTCGAGCGCGGACTTGAGTTGATCGCGATGCGGCAATTGCGGGAAACACTCGATCAGTACATTACCGCGCTCCGCTATTCGAATCCCAAGCGTGGTCTCCAGCTAATCGAGCGACAGTTGGACGGTTTGCGCGACCTTTTGGCTCCTGAACCCAATGATGACGGCGTTTCGTCCAAGGATGGGGAAGAAGGTGGCGATCAATCGCCTGCTGCATCTCCAGTGCACTCATGGCGAGACTGGGATGTCGAAGAACTTGCGACGGTTGAAATGCTGTTGGAAGGTCTGGCGACCGTGGGACAGGCGAAGAGTTTGGCTACTGATATTCGTTCGCGGTTCAGCCAACCCAATCTTTACGTGTGGGTAGACGGTTCGGTCGTTACTCAAGCAGTCACACGTCCAGTCAATAATCCGAATGATGTAAATGATTGCATTTTGGGAACACGGTTGCGAGGACAAGCCCAAGTGACGGGGAACGTGACTGGCCAGCTATTGCCTCAAGAAGGATATGTCCGACTGTTGATTCGAATGGATGGACAGTTCACGACCTCAACGCGAGGTTTTCGAAAACCAATCACGCTGGACTCCACCGGAGTCGGACCGGTTTACGCCGCTCGTCAGTTGGCCATCACCGAGAAGGGGATCGTGCTAGGACAAACGATCGCCACGGCAGATTTGTCTACTCAGATTCGGCGTATCAATCATCCGCTCAAGATCGTCCGCAAGATTGCGATGCGGAAGGCTCTCGAAGCGAAACCGGAAGCGGAACGAATCTCACGTGGTCGCCTCCAACAACGAGTGCTTGAGGGTTTCGATGAAGAAACGGCGCAAGCGGCGACTCGGGAATTCCCGGACTTTGATGCGGTGATGCGACCTTGGTTGCTGCGTTTGGATTTCCCACCACTGACGCGAACGATTGGGTCCACCGAGCAAGCGGTGTTCGTCCGAGCGAAGATGCAGCGTTCCTTGGGGTTTTCAACATCGACAACCCCGCCATCGCTATCAGGGTTGTTTTCATCGACACCGGGAGGAGTCACGCCAGGCGGCTATGCGGCCACGGTTCAAGTTCATCAGTCGTTGATTGATACAACGTTGGGGAAGTTGCTTGCCGGTGAAACCTACACTCGACAAAGGATCGAACGAATCGCCGAGGTGCTGGGGGCGAAGCTGGATGAACGTCCTAGCGATGAAGATCCCTTTGAGATTGACTTCGCCAATTTTCGACCGGTGTATGTCGAAGCTGATGACCAAACATTGAAGTTGGGGATTCGGGGGACCCGATTTGCGCAGGGGGACCGTGAGTTGAAACGACCGATTGAGGTTTCAGCCACCTATCGACTCGTCATCGGTCCAGGTAACGAGATGTGGATGGTACGAGATCCGGAGGTGAAGTTATCGTTTTCGGGATCACGTCGTTTGACAATTAGCCAGACGGCGATCAAGACCAACATCGAAGAGAGTTTTGATCGACTGTTCCCGCAGGAACTCTTGCACCGTAAGTTACAGATTCCCACAACGATTGCCATGCCAGCACTGGCGGGCAAGCAAGTGAAGATCAAGGCAATTGATTTAACGGACGGTTGGATTTCGATAGCGGTTCGTTAAACGAAAAACAGCAGACCCGTTAAAACGAGCCTGCTGTTTGAATTGGATTGAGTGGGACTCAATTCGACTAGTTAAACAGTTCGCGAATACCGTAGGTGAAGAACGCGACGATACCGAAGTTCAATGCTTCTTCGTGTGGCTTGTATCGCAGAATCAGTGTGTCGCCTGGTTGGACCAGGATTTTTTCACTGGGGTTGTTGTAAGCCTTCTTCAAGTCGACAGCGATTGTAAACTCTTGACCGCAAGGGCCTTTTCGCATGACGTAGAGTTGCGTTGGAGTGGCTCCACCGAAGCCACCGCCCAAGAGTGCACCGGCTGCACCGCCGCCGCCACCTTGTTGTGTGGTTCCGCCCAGGCCAGTACCGGCGACGGACATGGCACCGATCACATCCAGGTCGTAGTCACGTGGTAGAGGATATTGTCCACCTGGCAGTAAGCCGCCGGTGTAGAACATCTCGGTGTCACGAGCTTCGATGTAGACGATATCGCCTTCTTCCAAGATCACGTCCGCAGGATCGATGTTGGGCATTTCGCCCGGACGAACTCGCAATGGGATGGTGACGCTGAATGGATCTTCGACCATTCCTTCGAGACCAACCATGCCACAACCGCCGCACATATCGAAGCAGCAGCCGTCTTGGTTTCCTTGGTTGGAGAAGAGCTGCATCATCATCTCTTCGCGGTTCGCACCCTTCAGACGCGAGGCCTTCAGAACTTTGACTTCACTCTTGGCGTTCAAACCAGGTAGTCCACCGGTTTCGGCCAAGGCGTGCATCAGGTCGTTTTTGTAGGCAGGCATGTCCAAGGTGAAACCAGCACCTTGTCGTTCGGTACCTGCGATCACTTCTTGAGCGTTACCGTATTGGCGGCTTCCACCTGCGATGGCGGCGTCGTTGTTGCCACCGTCTTCGCGGATCACGATCACGCGACTGGTGCGTTCACGCATTAGCGAGACGAGGATTCGGTCACGGCCTTCGCGAAGGATCTTTTCGTCTTGGACGTAGGCTTGGCGAACCATCTTTTCCACGTCGGTGATCGTCTTGCCTCGGACATCCAAGGGCTCGATCAAAGGAAGTGGCAAGGTGCCATCATCGCGTACGGGAATTGGGAAACCGACGCTGGGCGGCAAGTCGCTGCCTTCTTCGGGGAAGTGAACCGGTGGGATGGCCACTGGTTGATCTTCGTTGGCTTGAGGTGGCATCACGCCTTCGATATAGATACCGAGGATGTCACCTTCGTCGATCAGGTAGTCTTCAGGTTGTTCCATTCGCAACAAAGCGAGTGGGACGTTGATGTAGTCAGCCCGCTTTTCGCCCAGAAGCTGTTGCGGGATTTGATTGACGGGTACTCCTTCGATGGGAGCAAAGAAAGAGGTACATCCGGTCAATAGGGGCGTCATCACTGCGGCAAGCAGGCAACCCTTCCAATTGAATTTCATCGCTAGATTCCAAATAAATCGTTCCGTGAATAATAGTGCTTTCGACACGGCGTCGAATGCGAAAGCCCTTCCTGGGCCTAAACCGCATAGAAATGACTATGTCGGTTTCAAATGGATTCTTCTGAAATCAGTGCGAGTTGATCGCTTGCTTGATTGCAGCAGGGCGAACCACCAACGAAGCTTTGCTTGTCGAGATCGACTCGTCGCTTAGGTTCATTGTGACGGGTTGGGTATAGATTGAAGGCTGTTCGGTCGCCTGAGCTTCTTCACCGATGATTGCCCAGTTCGTTGGCATCGCTAACTGAACGAGAGCGGGTTCAGATGAAACTTCAGCTTGTGCTGAGTGATCCGGTGTTGGTGCGGGGACTGGAGCCGCCTGCGGTGCTTCGTGCATTACGTCGCTAGGCGATGGACTGTGCTCTTGGTACTGCATTTCAATCGAGCCAGGCACGATTGTTTCACCGGGTGCAACATGTGGTAACGTTGACGAGGTGCTTCCGTGGATGGCGGGTGCCGGTGTTGCGTGACTGTGACCACAACCACATGCTGCGGCGGGTTCACCACAAGAGGTGCAAGGAGCTGGGTCGGCACACACTTCGCAACCGGCGTTGCAGCCGGGTTGGCAAGTGAAGAGTGCTGGATTGACGCGGCCGTTTCGTAGGTTGCGTCCGCATCCACAAGATTCGGCAGCGGCGGCACCCAGTGGGTAGCCTTGGAACCATGCTGCTGCACAAGGTTCTCGAACACCAAGTCCGCAGCCACCGTTGGGCGCGAACAAGGGTGGGCAACCGCTTCCGCCCATGCAAGTTTCGACAAAGCCGTCGACAAAACCCGTTCGGATGTCGCGTACGTTGCTATGTTTGGCATAGCACTTGGCGTACTTGGATCCCCAAATGGAACGAGCTCGAACGCGAGCTTTAAATTCAGTGATCCCCTCGCATCCAATTTGCTCGTAAGGGGAAACGGCGGAACAAAGTGCATTGCCGTAATATGAGCACCCTGTGGCGGTAACAAGCGTTGCAAGCGATGTGCAGAGGAGCAAACCCAATGCAGTCCCTTTGCTTGCAGACTTCCGCGTCTCGGTTGACTGCTGTGGTTGATTCATTGCTCTTCCTTGAGTAGCACATGGTATTTTGGGGGGACTCGACCCGCTTTTTAGCGTTCGGGTCGTTACTGACATCCGGCTTCATACCGACACGCCAGACACCGCGATCTGTTAAAAGTGAAAGACGGATCAATCCGATTCTTTCACGACACATCCCGCTATCGGAGGTAGATCGTCTACTTTGGTTGCGGACTGGTCGTAGAATTCGACAGAAGGAACGACCGTCAGGACGTGAGACTTTTCGCTAAGCCGGATCGCAGGATCTTCCAGCAGGGGCTGCCTAATCGCTACAGGCTGCCAGTGAGGAAGTTGGCCTGGCAATTTGTTGCTGGACAGCTTGGAATCGTCGCACTATCCGATTCGAAAACACGAGTGACTACGGGTTGGATACCGTGTCAAAGTAGGCTCTGGCTGCACGATGAAATGCGAGTCCTTGCCATTCAGCCGCTCGCTCGGCGGGGATCAGTTCGGCGATCAAAGGTTGTTGATAGAGCGATTGCAGAGTCGCTTCAATCAATTGGTCCGGCGCGTCGTTCCGGCTGACGAGAAAGGCAGTTGTGCCAACGGTCTCAATACCTGATTCCGGTAGATCGGCATCCGGATAGGCCAGTGGAGAAAGCGTCATGGGTCGCAGAGTGGGATGCTGAAGTGAAATGGAGACGCTGCCGGTCAACGAAATCAGTTCCCATTCTTGATGGGCGAGCAGACCGCGAACCAGATCACTGCCTTCACCCACACAAACGATGGCAACAGATGGTAGCGCGGATGCGTCTCCGTCGGGCGTCGACGCTGCATGCAGTTCAGACCAGTTAAGCGATACCCGGGGACAGGCATCTTCATCCAGCCGAAGCGAATGCAAAACCAGCTCGGCAGCCCGCCGGGATCCACTACCTTCAGGACCAACGGCGATGGAATGACCTTTCAACTGTTCAACGTTGATCACTGGACCACCGTGACGGGTCAACATGTGCACTGCTTCGTAGAACAACGGCGCAACCACAGCAAGCTGTTCACCGCCAACGGCCGAGGCCTGCAACGGGGCAAGGTGGACTTGTCCGCTTAGTAGACGTTCTCGATTATCCCACGTTCCTTCGGTTGGATCGATTTCACATTGAACGTTGGCAAGTTTTGCAATTCGTTGCCCAATGCGTTTGGTGATCGATGTGTACAAACCGCCCGGTAAGCCGCCGGCGATGCGAACGGTCCGAGGCATTGCCGACGCCGAACGATGTTGCAACCAAGCCCCACTGAGCAAACCTAGCGGGATCAAGAACAGCATCGCGATCATTGCGGTTTGCAAGCGACGTTGGCTGATGGGCGCGTCGGCAGCGTGCCGCCCAGCTAACGCGGCCACGACCGGAATTTGTTTGGACCACTGAATCGATCGGCCAATTGGACCCATCGATCGTGCCGCGATGGGATCGCCGTTGAGGTAGCGGTCCAGGTCGTCAGCCAAGGCTGCGGCGGAGATATATCGTCGCTTGGGTTCCTTTTGCAAACACTTCTCAACGATCGCACTCAGGTCGGCGTCCACTTCGGGGCGAACCGAGCGAAGGGTTGGGGCGGGATGATGAGCGACCTTCATTAGCGTTTGCATGACGGTGTCACCGACCAACGGCGGTCGGCCGGAAGCCGCTGCAAACAGGACTGCTCCAAGCGAATAGATGTCGGTTGCAGAGGTAGCGTGTTCGCTATTTCCGATCGCTTGTTCAGGAGCCATGTAGTGCGGGGTCCCGACGGCTTCACCGGTACCAGTCAGGCTACTGTCGGCGTCGACGTGTTTTGCGAGCCCAAAATCCGTTACGTGCACTTGCTCGTGCGCATCAATCAACACGTTGCCGGGCTTAAGATCGCGGTGAAGCACGCCTCGGCTGTGGGCATGATGAATCGCGCGTGCGACATCACGAACAATCTCGGCGGACTTTCGGGGCGATAATGGACCGGACTTCAGTACTTTGTGTAAGTCTTGACCCTCG
Proteins encoded:
- a CDS encoding alpha/beta hydrolase; translation: MADDRTPASLENGRFVVGPDYGVASELTDLGNPKGRQFEFAMPLSESKLFDGRDSTLNPRKQVRKERKIVVYVPAAYQDGTAAPFLVMHDGPNRLNLVCNALDNMTRSPDPERRLPAFVAIAVQNGGDDSKGSQRGLEYDTMSDRLARFIQLEVLPAVENHPEILAAYPNFKLTDDPWGRGVMGCSSGGAAALTMGWFRPEWFRRLITYSGTFVDQQDDDAPEEADFPLGAWEYHSSMKLIENTPKKPLRIFTHVAENDNRANDPESTYHNWVMANERTADALEAKGYDYRYVFSKATRHCDRKVFESTLADTLAWMWDGYEADQDSGSSTPD
- a CDS encoding serine/threonine-protein kinase, coding for MNDRNTHSDDEPLANQETPRRDDTELDTQLDEAFALYLSACDTGELESRDDFLKQFPSISGQLKELMEAADLIGNFTTARKTATGQLPSESTPFAPTPLGILARESPPGGVDTVALNEMGADESAGDFSEMDPHATLPVAHRPSGDSGPSLPFEMEDYTLLKVLGVGGMGVVYLAKQRDLERLVAVKMIRSGILAGKEEVKRFYTEAKAAARLRHPNIVAVHQFGRRAGHHFFSMQYIEGQDLHKVLKSGPLSPRKSAEIVRDVARAIHHAHSRGVLHRDLKPGNVLIDAHEQVHVTDFGLAKHVDADSSLTGTGEAVGTPHYMAPEQAIGNSEHATSATDIYSLGAVLFAAASGRPPLVGDTVMQTLMKVAHHPAPTLRSVRPEVDADLSAIVEKCLQKEPKRRYISAAALADDLDRYLNGDPIAARSMGPIGRSIQWSKQIPVVAALAGRHAADAPISQRRLQTAMIAMLFLIPLGLLSGAWLQHRSASAMPRTVRIAGGLPGGLYTSITKRIGQRIAKLANVQCEIDPTEGTWDNRERLLSGQVHLAPLQASAVGGEQLAVVAPLFYEAVHMLTRHGGPVINVEQLKGHSIAVGPEGSGSRRAAELVLHSLRLDEDACPRVSLNWSELHAASTPDGDASALPSVAIVCVGEGSDLVRGLLAHQEWELISLTGSVSISLQHPTLRPMTLSPLAYPDADLPESGIETVGTTAFLVSRNDAPDQLIEATLQSLYQQPLIAELIPAERAAEWQGLAFHRAARAYFDTVSNP
- a CDS encoding polysaccharide biosynthesis/export family protein, with product MKFNWKGCLLAAVMTPLLTGCTSFFAPIEGVPVNQIPQQLLGEKRADYINVPLALLRMEQPEDYLIDEGDILGIYIEGVMPPQANEDQPVAIPPVHFPEEGSDLPPSVGFPIPVRDDGTLPLPLIEPLDVRGKTITDVEKMVRQAYVQDEKILREGRDRILVSLMRERTSRVIVIREDGGNNDAAIAGGSRQYGNAQEVIAGTERQGAGFTLDMPAYKNDLMHALAETGGLPGLNAKSEVKVLKASRLKGANREEMMMQLFSNQGNQDGCCFDMCGGCGMVGLEGMVEDPFSVTIPLRVRPGEMPNIDPADVILEEGDIVYIEARDTEMFYTGGLLPGGQYPLPRDYDLDVIGAMSVAGTGLGGTTQQGGGGGAAGALLGGGFGGATPTQLYVMRKGPCGQEFTIAVDLKKAYNNPSEKILVQPGDTLILRYKPHEEALNFGIVAFFTYGIRELFN